A stretch of the Malus sylvestris chromosome 10, drMalSylv7.2, whole genome shotgun sequence genome encodes the following:
- the LOC126584909 gene encoding protein SRG1-like, translated as MALSQLPAGSQSSNSLFSVLEIAKEPLTSVPQCYVRLEQEPTPSELSDSHKGTFPSIPTIDMTKFVNGETSDFASQLEKLHSTCKDWGIFQLVNHGVSPMLLEKLKHEVQVFFKLPLEEKMKYTIRSGDFEGYGNIVKTKDQKLDWGDRFYMITNPVHRRNPYLFAELPSSLRNTLESYFMELDQLAMRLLGFMAKALKIEMSEIEELFDKEGMQSVRMTYYPPCPQPELVVGLTPHSDATGITILNQLNGDGLQIKKDGVWMPVKFHKDAFVVNVGDIFEMLSNGVYKSIEHRVMVNSEKERVSVAMFFVPKYEAEIGPLRSLVSPQNPPLFKRIGTEKYLNDFFSRRRLDGKSYLEQMKIQNV; from the exons ATGGCACTATCGCAGCTCCCAGCAGGCTCTCAAAGCTCTAATTCGCTATTCAGCGTACTAGAGATCGCCAAAGAGCCCTTAACCTCAGTCCCACAATGTTACGTGCGTTTGGAACAAGAGCCAACTCCATCTGAACTCTCTGATAGTCATAAGGGCACCTTCCCTTCTATCCCTACTATCGATATGACGAAATTTGTTAACGGAGAAACCTCCGACTTTGCAAGTCAACTAGAAAAACTGCACTCAACTTGCAAAGATTGGGGCATTTTTCAG tTGGTGAACCATGGAGTTAGCCCTATGCTGTTAGAGAAGCTGAAACATGAGGTTCAAGTTTTCTTTAAGCTTCCCTTGGAAGAGAAAATGAAATATACAATAAGATCAGGTGATTTTGAAGGGTATGGAAACATAGTCAAGACCAAAGACCAAAAGCTTGACTGGGGTGATAGGTTCTATATGATAACCAACCCTGTTCATCGAAGAAATCCGTACCTCTTCGCGGAGCTCCCTTCTTCCCTCAG GAATACCTTGGAGTCATACTTTATGGAATTGGATCAACTTGCTATGAGACTTCTTGGGTTTATGGCGAAGGCTCTGAAAATAGAGATGAGTGAGATAGAGGAGTTGTTTGATAAAGAAGGGATGCAATCAGTGAGGATGACATACTATCCTCCATGTCCACAACCAGAGCTGGTTGTAGGGCTCACACCTCACTCAGATGCAACTGGGATCACCATCCTCAACCAGCTTAATGGAGACGGTCTCCAAATTAAAAAAGACGGGGTTTGGATGCCTGTAAAATTCCATAAAGATGCTTTTGTGGTGAATGTAGGGGACATCTTTGAG ATGCTGAGCAACGGAGTGTACAAAAGCATTGAACACAGGGTAATGGTGAATTCCGAGAAGGAAAGGGTGTCGGTTGCGATGTTCTTCGTCCCTAAATATGAGGCAGAGATTGGGCCACTCAGAAGCTTGGTATCCCCCCAAAACCCACCACTGTTCAAAAGGATTGGGACGGAAAAGTACTTGAACGATTTCTTCTCCCGCCGTAGGCTTGATGGAAAATCGTATTTGGAGCAGATGAAAATCCAAAATGTTTGA